Sequence from the Psilocybe cubensis strain MGC-MH-2018 chromosome 10, whole genome shotgun sequence genome:
AAAACAGCCTTGCTCACGTTTGTCGTGGAACAGATTATCCGATACCAGTCGCACAAAGCAAAGGAATGCCACCCCCGGAGTATCTTTATCGAAACACGGAATGCTATCGCGACCCGGATGTCACTGTCGAGTGCTAGTGTCGTGTCGCTTTCGGGATATGCCATTGAGAATATCATTATCCATAGCCTGAGGCGATAGCTATGGAAATGCGCGAGAAACCAACGGGAGGGGAGAGACTTCTGCTGTTCGCGGATCTTCCTTCGAATGCCTCGTGCGGCGATAACATACTAGTGGTTAAGTGATAATGTTAGACATGCTTATCGAGCCAGTCAACATCGTAGGCGTAGCGAATGAGCTAAAGTAAACGGCCGGAAGAGCATGATGTTTCCAATAAACAAAAAGGGTTAGAATGCACTACAGCACAAACGCAGGTTGAACAGCTTACCCGGTCGTTGACATTGATCACATTCACAATGATTGCATTGGCTATCACAGACGTGAGCTGGCTCCGCATAGAGCGTTCCACCTTACTCGGAGAGCGTTAGAGGGCACGACGAATGGCACTCGGAATCGGATTCGGAATCGGAGAAAAGGATGCAGATTAATCATACAGACGTCTCATCCGAGACCTACGAAAGACCACGAACACGCTGTCGCTTTAAGTTTTAGAGTTACATGAATCTGCGAAAAGATGGGATGAGGTCAACGAGGACCTCAGCAGGTCAATTGTCAATACAGACGGAAGTGCAAGACTGGTGTGCAGCAGCCTCATGTCGTACGTCTCTTCTGTGAAATCACATAGCAGGGAGCTTTATACGCGCAGGACGCTTTGGAAGCGCTACCGAATCTACTTTTCTGGTATCCGCTTTTGTATGGGTCTCTTGTTGGACATCATGTTGGAATTATGGGTTGTTTCATCGTGGAGGGGTGCGAGTTGTGCTTGCAACGTGTTGTGGTGGAGGAGAAGTAGGAAAGGGGAGAAGACAGCCTCTTGCGTgttttgaaggagaacaTCCACCCCCGTCGGGCTAACGCGATATCGCGTTTGATCTACTATCATAtcgatggatggatggattggACACAGCGGAAGAGACGAAAAAACCATTCTTGTTCTCACTCTGACCAACTCCGCTGGATACGTCGAGATCTGTTTGATGGCGAGATTATCGTAGTCAATCGCCCAAATTTATGAAACGGGAGCGATCGAGGATCGGAAGCACTTGCACAGTTTACGTTTTTTCGCTCAAGCGCGGGGAAACTTCAATGAGCTCGGATCGAGAGCGTTCGTCAAATCGAAGTTGATCAATGTTTACATTGCGGGTTGTGGGTTTAGGGACTATCATAAGTCCAGAATCTGTTCCTTGATAAAAAAGGCTCAGTTAGAAAATCAATTgagcaaacaaaaatgacCTAAAACCAACTAACATCTTTAAAATGTCGTAAGTCCTGACACAAAGGAGGACAGTCCAAAGTTCGTATTGTTCTATATATACCCGAGTGAGGTTGATACGGAGAACCAGGCAAAATAGAAAAGGGACTCACACTACGTGGACATTGCACTTTTCCGGTTTCGGCCTTGCTTCCGTAGAACTTATATAGAATCACATCCTAAGAGCGACGTATGACCATGGCATCAGTGTAGTAGTGCAGTATTCCTAATAGCGTATGGACTGACACAGATGATAAGTCTCTCCTAAGGGATGAACGTTCCATGTTTTGTTGAGCTCACGTTGCAAGTCCAATATGAGTCAAGTTTGAAGATGTTATGGGGGATTGATGTTCGACTCAAGTTCTAGGCTTGGTGCTCGCAATATCCACCATTAGTGTAGTTGATTAGAGGACGAAAAAGGTTTGAGGATAAAGCACGGATTTGACATCGATGAAATCGAGATGAAGTTGGAAGTAGCGGTGATGAATTGATTGCCGGTACACGCATCACTTACCTGAACGCGTAGAGTCACATAATCACGTGAGCGCTCTCTACGTCAGGGGCAGTCAGGCACCAGGCAAGGCTTTCTCACCGCCGATTCAGGCACTGTTTAAAACAAAGTAATAGAAATTTGAGTGTTATACATAACTTCCACCCTTCTGCTTGTTTTTATTCCTAATGTGCAAGTTTACCAGCACTCTCTAAATTAGTCATTATCCTCGCAAAATTTGCGCAAATATTCTATGATTTCCGAACATCTTGAGATGGTGTAGAAAGCGTTTGTAAGACCGGGAGCAGCATTAGGCAGTAATGCAGACCAGTGAAACAGACATGATCATATTTCCTGGTGTGTTGGCAGCAAGGTGGGACTTGCTTGACTCTGCCATACATATTCCAGCAGTTTGTTTTAGACGCAACGATACACCGTTGGCTCACAGATTGGGCAGAGGAGCAACTCTATTTGTAGACATGCTATGGTTGCAGAAATCAAGGCGGTATATATTCAAAACCTAATGGTTTATGGTCTGCCAGAAGCGCATCGAGACCCTGTGACTCTACCTGAATTTGATACTTGCAGATTCTCCGAGATCACCACACAGAACTGAGGATATAAGTTCAATAACATCACAAAAGTATCTTCCCAACTAACTGCGGCTGGCTGCGGTGGAAGCTTACTTGTTCACTTGGACATACACTAGAGTGGATTCTGTGCGCAGCAATCTTGATGCCGGAGGACATGCCTCAGTTGTTAATGCCACCTCCAACAGATGCAAAAATTGATGTCCACCGGCTGGTTTCATTTCATAATTTACTAGAGAGTTGAGGTCAAGTAACGAGTAGTGCCATACCCTTGAAATGCTAACAATGTCATTTAATGCTTGGTATACATGTACAATTGACAATAATCAGGACTGCCAGGTTGTTGTTCAGTGTGCGAAAATCATTAGAAGCATGTCAAAATATGAATCTCCCAATGGGCTCTAGAGGCCGCGTGATAGTCGCCCCATGCTGTAATAGAATTGTGACAGCATTGATTGGCGATTTTTTCATATTGTATATAAGACGAAATTGGCGGCTCAGTCGACGATTCAAACTATACATATCAACACCCCATCTCTGCCCGCGTTATTTGTGAGTATCTGAATTGATTGACATATTCATACTTTCTAACTATTTGATAAAAGCAAGTTCCCAATGATCGCAGACCGTGTAATCTCCGACAGTCAATCTCCACAACCTTCCTTACCAAACTATTCGTTGCATAATCTCGAGCAACCCTTGGCCAATGTAACGAGTGACAAAGGAGCCATTTACGCTGATGTCGTCGACCGACAAACACTGGAGACGAGTGAAAGCTTGAATTTGCAACAGAGTCCCCCACCTTCCAAAGAATCAAGACGCCAGAAGAGAAAAATCAAACAGGCAAACAAATTGGCGTTCCCTGGAGCAGACGACGATGAAACGCCGCTCAGGCAAATTGGCCGAGGATTGCTAACCATCGTCGTGACACCGATTGCTTTTGCTGGGATGGGTATCTACGCCATTGGCTTGATTATTGAAGGTACTGGGACTACATTGAAGGGAATTGGCTCCATTGGGCGACGCGCGTATGCTTTGCCACGTCGTAAAAGACAGTCGAAATCGGAGTCTGATGAGAGCTCTAGTTAATAGTAATTATGTATTAGCCATTCGCATAGACATCTGATTCATGCATCTCTTTAGCGCAATAAATGGCGTACACCTCTAATTCTCGCAAACATGTTATAACAATCACTTTTTGAGCTTTGTCATTTACTAATTGAAACCCGGTCTACCCGAATGGGCGCTTAGAACTAAAAATATAACactaatcttatcttatctagACATATTCTATGTCACATTGCGTGACACAATTGCTGACACGGAGATTCTAGTCGTCCGACAACTTGAAACCTTCTGCCAACCACTGAAGTATCTTTGGAGTCAGTTCTGATAGCTTCTTCTCGCCGACCAGAAAGTCATAAAATGGATCATCATGAACACCATATTCATCGATGACTAATTGCGCCCCGGAATGCTCCTTGCAAAATGCTTCACCAAACTCTACAATGTCGTCTCGAATGCACTCTTTTCCTCCACCCGTTATCAGCACTCTATCGACAATGCTTTCAGCATTTGAATACCACCCAGGAGGTGCAGAGGCTGCGTCGATATAAGGCAGAATTGCATCGTCTGACAGGCCGGCCAGCACCCTGTCTCCGAATTCTGTAAATTTGGAAGTTGGAGCGATCACGTCCCATTTTTCATTCTCGCTGTACGATTTGACGCCTTTTCGCACTCGGAGATACAGCCACGGAGACATGAGGTACGCTCCGCAGAACTTTGTTTCTGCGGGCACACTGGGTACGTCTTCCAATGGGTGAAGCATGTGAAGGATCAACTGTAGCACCAAGTTGGCACCAGCTGAATCTCCTGCGATTTGGATATTTCCCGCTAGGACTCCATTGGATAAAAGATGATGTATAGCGGCTACTGTCTGTTTGAGAGGTGTTGGAAACTCGGCTTCGGGTATTAAAGCTGTTTAATGTGAAGGAAAGGTTAGATCAAACTCACGACGTAATCCGATAAACATACTATAATCCAGGATTGCTATGCTGGCATCGATTCCTTTCTGGTGGAGCAGTGCATCTCGAATGTATCGCCAAAATTTAACCGAATAATCAGCCATCGGTAGCCAAAATCCTCCTCCATGAAGATATAAGATTACTCTTTTAGGGTGTTTGCTGCCTATCCATAATAATCGTGCTTGCTCTGCCTCACTTCCAATTGTTTCGATGATCGGATGTTCGGAATTCCGTTTACACCACTTTTCGTACGACTGGGTTGACGGTCCAATAATTCTAGCAAGCATGGGAATGGGCAATGTGTACACGGACCACCGAAACGCGTTATCACCAACGAGGCGCTTCcatgtcttcttcct
This genomic interval carries:
- a CDS encoding Acetyl-hydrolase, which encodes MLARIIGPSTQSYEKWCKRNSEHPIIETIGSEAEQARLLWIGSKHPKRVILYLHGGGFWLPMADYSVKFWRYIRDALLHQKGIDASIAILDYTLIPEAEFPTPLKQTVAAIHHLLSNGVLAGNIQIAGDSAGANLVLQLILHMLHPLEDVPSVPAETKFCGAYLMSPWLYLRVRKGVKSYSENEKWDVIAPTSKFTEFGDRVLAGLSDDAILPYIDAASAPPGWYSNAESIVDRVLITGGGKECIRDDIVEFGEAFCKEHSGAQLVIDEYGVHDDPFYDFLVGEKKLSELTPKILQWLAEGFKLSDD